In Tautonia marina, the genomic stretch CTCGCCCGGCAATCGCCCCTGGTTCCGACCTGTCACGACTCCGATCGCCTCCCCTTGGTTTCGCCGGAATCACCGCCTGGAGCACGCGAGGAGCAACTCTCTCGCAATCCTTCGCGCCTTACGCCCAATTTGGTGCGTAAGCGGCGTAATGGGCGCTTCTTCCTCCTCGCCTTCCTGGGATCGCCGTGGTGGCGTATGATCCCGAGCGGAATGGCCTCGGGCTTCGAATCGTTTCAGGCTCGACTGTGTGGGAGGTTGCGGGCATGATGCCATCAATCCGATCGGGCCGGGCTGACCGATGGGTCGGGTTGCTCGGGCTCCTGGCCGTGCTTGTGCTGGGAGTGGGGCTCGGCGGGGCTCGCCGCTTGACCTACCACGAGGCGATTGTGGCTCAGGGAGCGCGCGAGCTGCTCGCGTCTGACACGGCGGCCGACTGGCTGGTGCCGACCCTCGGCGGTCTTCCCTGGCTGGAAAAACCCCCCCTGGCCCACTGGTTGGTGGCCCTGTGTTCGGGGGTGGCGGGGGGAGTGAGCGAGACGTCGAGCCGAGTTCCTTCGGCCCTGGCCGCTGCGAGCCTCGCCGGAGTGGTTGCCTGGCTCGCGGCTCGGCGATTCGGGGGGACCGTCGGCCTCCTCGCCGGAGGCGTTCAGTTGACCACCGCCTGGTCGATTCAGCGCGGGCGCCTGGCCGATGCCGACATGCTGCTGGCCTTGCTCGTGGCTGCCACCCTGGCCGTCGCCGACCGATTGAGGACCGCGACCGACCCTCGATCCGCGCGAGCCTGGCAATGGGCGTTCTTCGCCCTGCTCGGTGGCACGAGTCTGGTCAAGGGAATTGGCTTTGGCGCGGTCCTGGCGATGGCGTCGATTGGGGCTCTGGTCCTCTGGGACCGCGACCGCCGCACCTTGCTCCGCTTTTGCTGGCCGACCGGCTGGTGCCTGGCTGCCTTGCTCGCGCTGGCCTGGCCGCTGGCGATTGTCGGCCGATACCCCGAGGCCGTGCCCCTCTGGCTTGGGCACGTGACCGACCGCCTCGCCGCCGAGCCTCGCCGGTTCGCCGGGCAGCCGATCGGGGCGTTCTTGCTGACACCGATTCTTCAGACCTTACCGTGGACCCCCTTTGCCCTGGTCGGCGCCTGGCACTCCCTCTGCCGCTCCCGCCGAGAGCCCGGCGGCGCCGACCGCCTGCTCTGGGCCTGGGCCGTCGTGCCGACGCTCTTACTCTCGATGGCCTCGGTTCGCAACGGCCACTACCTGATTCACGCCCTGCCCCCCTGGTCCATCTGGGCGGCGCTCGGGCTCGTTCGCCTCGGCGATCGCCTCCAGACGCGCCGAGGGTGGGCGCCCGATCGGCTCCGCCGCGCCACCGTTTCGCTGTTCGGCGCAATCGGCGTGACCGTGACAATCCTTCACATGCTCATCCTCCCCCGAGTCGATCACCGGGGGCGCGAGTGGTTCTGGTATGCCGAGGCCGCCCGCCAGGCTCCCCCCGATGAACCGCTCGTCTTGCTCTACGACTGGGACGGCCCCGACCCCTGGGACCGCCTCCCCTACCCGACTCCCTTCGGCCCGGTCCCGCCCGATCTGGCCGTCCGGCTTTTTTATCTCGACCGCCCCGCGCGCTGGCTTTCCGGACCCGACCGCCTCGCCGCCCACCCGCCAGGCTCCGGTCCCTTCACCGTCGTTGCCCGAGATCGCGACCTGCCTGCACTTCATTCCCTCGGGCCGGTCACCGAGCTGGACCGAGGCCCTTCTCACCGTTGGGATCGCTCCTACGCGCTGTTCCGCGTCTCCCCGGCACCGTCGTCTCATGACCGGCTCGCGGTGGGCGATCGGCCGTCCTCCGGGGCTGATCGCTCCGAGATCGAGCGAAACGAATCGAGAGTTTCGAGTGTTGATGTGTTATGACGATGTTTCAATCGAAGAAGCAGCGCACCGCGACGCGGAAGTCGCCCAGCAGGTCGGGAAGGGTCAGTTCATCGTCATCCTGCAACATTTGCGGGGCGTGATCGACTCGGTAAACCTGGGCCGAGCGCGCCTCGGGGTCGAGCACGAGGACGGCCACCACGCCGGCGTTGAGGTATTCCGTGACCTTCGCCAGCACGTCCGGCCAGCGATCGCCCGGCGAACGAACCTCGACGATCAGTTCGGGAACCTCTGGTCCATACGACTGCGGCAGCGGTCCCTTCGGTAAACGCTGATAACTGTAAAAGGCAATGTCGGCGCCGCGAACCGTGTCGGGATTGCGCTCGGTGATCACGCCGGAGTCATTACTCAGGACGTGGCCCAGGTCGTGCGCATCGACGTGATGGCGGATCAAGAAGTACGCCTGTCCACAGACTTGCCCATGACGTCGATTCGGTGGCGGCATGCGAACGACTCTCCCCCGGACCAACTCCTCGGGAAACCCGGGATCGGGCCTGTTGCCGAACTGCTCGGCAGTGATCAGTGATGCGACGGCGGTGGCCATCGGGGTCCTCCTGTCCGTGTCCTCGGGGTGAACTCCGCCTGTGTGATTGTCACCGGAACCCGGTCCCAATTTCCAGAGCCGGGAAAGGGCTTCCAGTTCCGGCGCAGGAGGCGGCCACGGTTCGGAACCGTTCCGAAGCGTTTCGAACGGAGCAACATCAACACAATCACTGAGGCTTTAACGCGAAGACTCGGACGCTGGCGGCGTAGTCGTTCACGTTGTACCGACGGAGCAGTTCGGCCAGGCGATCGTGAAAGGCCGCGTCGTCTGGAGCCACGGCGGGGGTGGGGGAACAGCACCCGGTCTCGGCGATTGGCAAGGCGCCGGAGGTAGGCGACGCCGGGGCCGGTGGTGAGCAGCAGGCGGCCTGGTTCTCGACCTTCGCGTAGGCGTTCAGGTCGGCCCCGGTGTCCACCACCTCGACGGCCGAGAACCCGGCGTCGAGCAACAACTGCCGATATTCAGGAATCAGCACGGCCCCGGCAATGCAGCCGACGTAGGCCATCAGGTCGTTGCCGAGTTCCTCCGGAAGATCCTGCTTCAGGGCGATATCGCTCACGGCCAGCCGACCACCCGGCTTCAACACGCGGACGATCTCGCGGAAGACGGCCGACTTGTCCGGAGCGAGGTTGATCACGCAATTGCTGATGACACAATCGACCGATGCGTCGGGCAAGGGCAAGGCGTCGATCGAGGCCAGGTGAAACGCAACGTTCGTCGCGCCGGCCTTCGCCGCGTTTTGCTCGGCCAGGGCGATCATCTCGGGGGTCATGTCGATGCCGATTGCCTTGCCCGACGGCCCCACCTTCTTCGCGGCGAGCAAGACGTCGAGCCCCCCTCCCGAGCCGAGGTCGACCACCACCTCCCCCTCGCGCAGGTTCGCCGTCGCCGTCGGGTTGCCGCACGAAAGGCCCATGTTCGCCTCGCTCGGGATCGAGGCCAGCTCCTCCGTCGAGTAGCCGAACGCCTCGGCCACCGCGCGCACCCCTTGCTGATCGCTCGACAGGCCAAAGCCCGCGACCGATCCATACTTCGCCTTCACGGCCTGGGTGATGGATTCCGACATGATTGTTCCTTTCAGAAATGAAGGTAATGGTCCACTGATCTCTTTAGAGAACTCGGGTCAAGGCGTGAAGCATCCATCGGGCCAGTTCGTCGCGACGCTCGGCGTAACGAAGCGATTCGACGGGAGAACCGTCCGCCTCTTTCGGATCGGCAAAGGGAATGGACACGCGGAGCGCAGCCCCCGGCACGACGGGGCACTCGTCGGCGGCCTCGTCGCAGACCATCAGGGCGGCAAACCCAGATCGAGGATTGCTGGCGTCATCATAACGCTTCGAGAACTCGATCGCCTCCGTTTCCGGGTTGCCCGGCACGGTTCCCCAGCGGACCCGGTAGACCGGATTCGGCAGACCGGAACGACCCGACGGAGCCTGCTCGCCGGTCGGCTCGATGACCACGCCGATCGCCTCCAGCGCGGCGATGGTCCGGGGGTTGAAGGCACTCGGCTCGGTCCCACCGCTGAACATCCGGATGTCGGGCAGACCAACAGACGCGGTGGCAATGTTCCCCATCGTCGCGCCGAGGATGCTCCGCCGACTGTTCCCGGTGCAAACCACGATCACCGGCGAGTCCTTGCCCGCCTCGCGATTCCTCGCAATCCAGCCGCCCAGAGCCTCGGCCATTTCCCGATGAGCGATCGGCGTCACCCCCCGGGCACGACCCTCGCCCAGTTGATCAAGATGCGCGGCAACCGCGGGAAGCAAGAGCGATCGGCGGTTGGGCTTCACGGTCATGATCGCTTCCGATGCTGGCCGGGTGTCTGAACCCTTGATTCGTGAAACCGAATATAGAAACGCAAAAAAATGATTCACTTACTGCAACAGGCGATGAGCCGATCGAGCCTCCTGCGATCTTCGCGCAGCAGCTCGATCGGGCCGAGGCACGAGCCGACACTCTCGATCAACGTCCGGTGCAGGCCCGATCTCGGCTTGGCCAGGCGGTAATGGACCCAGAGCCCTTCCTTACGACCGACCACCAGGCCGAGCTTGCGGAGGGCGGCCAGGTGTCTCGAAACGGTCGGTTGCGGTAAGCCGAGCGCCTCGTGCAGGTGGCAGACGCAGACCTCGCGATCGCCGACGAGTAGGTTCAAGAGCCGCAGTCGCACCGGATCGGCAAACGCCTTGAACAGCGCGGTCGATTCGGCCAGGGTCGGCGAGGTGTCGGCGGCCGTGGGGTTCATCGGTCGGTCAGGTTCTGGGACACCGGGATGCGCTTAATTCACTTTTCCGAATATACGCCGACCTCATTCAAAGGTCAAGGGA encodes the following:
- the arsM gene encoding arsenite methyltransferase — encoded protein: MSESITQAVKAKYGSVAGFGLSSDQQGVRAVAEAFGYSTEELASIPSEANMGLSCGNPTATANLREGEVVVDLGSGGGLDVLLAAKKVGPSGKAIGIDMTPEMIALAEQNAAKAGATNVAFHLASIDALPLPDASVDCVISNCVINLAPDKSAVFREIVRVLKPGGRLAVSDIALKQDLPEELGNDLMAYVGCIAGAVLIPEYRQLLLDAGFSAVEVVDTGADLNAYAKVENQAACCSPPAPASPTSGALPIAETGCCSPTPAVAPDDAAFHDRLAELLRRYNVNDYAASVRVFALKPQ
- a CDS encoding ArnT family glycosyltransferase codes for the protein MMPSIRSGRADRWVGLLGLLAVLVLGVGLGGARRLTYHEAIVAQGARELLASDTAADWLVPTLGGLPWLEKPPLAHWLVALCSGVAGGVSETSSRVPSALAAASLAGVVAWLAARRFGGTVGLLAGGVQLTTAWSIQRGRLADADMLLALLVAATLAVADRLRTATDPRSARAWQWAFFALLGGTSLVKGIGFGAVLAMASIGALVLWDRDRRTLLRFCWPTGWCLAALLALAWPLAIVGRYPEAVPLWLGHVTDRLAAEPRRFAGQPIGAFLLTPILQTLPWTPFALVGAWHSLCRSRREPGGADRLLWAWAVVPTLLLSMASVRNGHYLIHALPPWSIWAALGLVRLGDRLQTRRGWAPDRLRRATVSLFGAIGVTVTILHMLILPRVDHRGREWFWYAEAARQAPPDEPLVLLYDWDGPDPWDRLPYPTPFGPVPPDLAVRLFYLDRPARWLSGPDRLAAHPPGSGPFTVVARDRDLPALHSLGPVTELDRGPSHRWDRSYALFRVSPAPSSHDRLAVGDRPSSGADRSEIERNESRVSSVDVL
- a CDS encoding Uma2 family endonuclease → MATAVASLITAEQFGNRPDPGFPEELVRGRVVRMPPPNRRHGQVCGQAYFLIRHHVDAHDLGHVLSNDSGVITERNPDTVRGADIAFYSYQRLPKGPLPQSYGPEVPELIVEVRSPGDRWPDVLAKVTEYLNAGVVAVLVLDPEARSAQVYRVDHAPQMLQDDDELTLPDLLGDFRVAVRCFFD
- a CDS encoding ArsR/SmtB family transcription factor translates to MNPTAADTSPTLAESTALFKAFADPVRLRLLNLLVGDREVCVCHLHEALGLPQPTVSRHLAALRKLGLVVGRKEGLWVHYRLAKPRSGLHRTLIESVGSCLGPIELLREDRRRLDRLIACCSK